TCTTAACCGGGCTAATCTGGCTCAAGCTAATCTCGTGGCAGCTAATTTAAGCGGTGCTAGTCTCAATCAAGCTGACTTAAATGGGGCGGATTTACGCAGTGCCAATTTACACGGAGCGCTGCTACAAGGGGCTGATCTTCGTGATACCGATATAACCCTAGGTATTTTACTTGATGCTAACTTAATCGGGGCGGATTTACGGGGGGCTGATTTAAGTGGTGCTAACCTCAGTGGCGCTTGTTTGCGGAGAACAAATATGCGTCAGGAAAAGAAAAATCATAACACTAAATTACAAACGGCTAATCTCTATCACGCCGACCTGCAAGGGGCTAATATGAAAGGGGTTGAACTGCTGCGAGCTAATCTAGTAGGAGCCAATTTAAAGGAGGCTAATTTGTGCAATGTTGACCTCAGAAAAGCGGATTTAACTAATGCTAATCTGCAAGGTGCTTTACTTACTGATGCTAATTTAATCGGGGCGAGTTTAGTGGGAGCAAATCTAGCAGGAGCCAATTTAGTGCGGTCAAAAATGAGCGATACGGAAGCAATGGGGGCAAATTTCCATCGTGCAATTATGACTCAAATAAAATTCGATCGAGCTAATCTTAGTCGAGCTAATTTTCAAGCGGCAAGAATGAATCATGCGGACTTAACAAGGGCTAATCTTTCAGAAGTTAATCTCAGCGAAGCGTATTTAGTCGATGCTTTCTTTGCTAGAGCAAATCTCACCAATGCCGATTTAAGTAATGCTAATCTAACTCGTGCCGAGTTAATGAGTGCTAATCTGATAGAAGTTAACTTACGCGGTGCAATTATGCCCGATGGCCGGATTAATAATTAAAGTTACTAGACAATTTTGTTGGCAATTATTCCGGTATAATTAGAGGTAGGATTGAGGGTAGTATTATGGTTGAGCCAGCAGTTATTGCAGAAGATATGGCCAAAATCTACACCACCATTACAGTTATCAATCGCGCGGATCAAATTCGTGCGGAGGCTGGTATCATCGCACCGGAACAAATTCGCTCTCTTACCCTAGAAAATGTCTTGGTGGATACGGGGGCAACCACTCTTTGTCTAGTGCCAGAAGTAATCTCCCGCTTGGGTTTACAGCTTTTAAAAGAAGTAGATGTGGCTACGGCTAAAGGCATAGGAAAAGCGAGAATTTTTCGCGATGCCACCTTGATTATTGCGGGACGGGAAGGGACTTTTGAATGTTGGGAATTACCCGGAGGTCAAAACAATTTATTAGGAGTAATTCCTTTAGAAGCTTTGGGATTAGAACCAGATCTTCTTAGCCAAAAATTGCGAGTTTTACCCACGGAATCTAACGAGACTTATTTAACAATTTTATCGAACAAAATAGCTCTATAAAATCACTTTTTGTCTGACTGTCCCTGCTCTTTCAGCTATAGCAATAACCTCGATTTCTTGACCAGAAACTCCCTTAATCACCCATTCCACCGTACAGCGATAATCTAAACCGTGAGCAAGACTACTATATACTTTATTTGATCGCCCTTCTAAGTGACCTATTTCCTGCTCTAATTTTCCCACTATTAAACTCACCTCATCGGCTAAATTTAACTTGACTTGAATGGGACGAACAATCTTTCTTTCCAGTGCCTTTTTACTGG
This Microcystis wesenbergii NRERC-220 DNA region includes the following protein-coding sequences:
- a CDS encoding pentapeptide repeat-containing protein; its protein translation is MKPNELIERYAAGETQFSGLRLSGVNLVGADLVGIVLNGADLHGANLLFTYLNRANLAQANLVAANLSGASLNQADLNGADLRSANLHGALLQGADLRDTDITLGILLDANLIGADLRGADLSGANLSGACLRRTNMRQEKKNHNTKLQTANLYHADLQGANMKGVELLRANLVGANLKEANLCNVDLRKADLTNANLQGALLTDANLIGASLVGANLAGANLVRSKMSDTEAMGANFHRAIMTQIKFDRANLSRANFQAARMNHADLTRANLSEVNLSEAYLVDAFFARANLTNADLSNANLTRAELMSANLIEVNLRGAIMPDGRINN
- a CDS encoding retroviral-like aspartic protease family protein, whose product is MVEPAVIAEDMAKIYTTITVINRADQIRAEAGIIAPEQIRSLTLENVLVDTGATTLCLVPEVISRLGLQLLKEVDVATAKGIGKARIFRDATLIIAGREGTFECWELPGGQNNLLGVIPLEALGLEPDLLSQKLRVLPTESNETYLTILSNKIAL